The Leptidea sinapis chromosome 10, ilLepSina1.1, whole genome shotgun sequence sequence caagtacccaatgaaagtaaaccgtcatatgtttattacaagacacatattccagccacaaattacgataacataaatcatattttgacggcactgaataacactcgtgaaaaaattaaatttaagtgcgatgaggtttcaaggattgtagttgctacgataacggatgaatccataaaatctgtaactctatcacctaaattatgtcttcaactagggttcgaaccaaacaggaacctcgttgaaaaaaattttggaaagtgtccagctaatttgcatttgggtttaccgtctcaattatttgtttattgtgacatagtggagcctcaaatcgttggagatgttatgacaccccttttacgaataataccattggatccctcaaaatacatatatggagcgtacaaaatgcacgttttcactcctccccattacctacctgtgatgcgtagagaatttgatacaattgaaatagatataagaacaagcaccggtcaaaagataccattccaatttggaacagtgtgcattaaactccactttcaaaaattataatgtacggcaaacgtgataatatttcatgtccatatgaacactattatactcaccaggccggatcgggtatcggagttatttataaaggagcaccgtatcaaagaggtcatggaatcggaagttttcttggggggctgtttagatctattttaccactactgtctagtggtgttcgaactattggtaaagaagcattaagtaccggtgtaggtatattatcagatatggttaatgcacgccccatggaagattcaataaaaactcgtctaaaagaagtcagctcaaatttgaaacgaaaagctgatgctaaaatagataatatcaacatgtttggatcagggtatataacaaaacgaaaacgtcgttctgcgatcattccatcagtgactgcgaaagcgaaagctattaagaaattaaaattgaatcaaaaacaaatcaaagatatatttactgattaaatatgtcatttttacatagtcagtcttgtgaatgcattaagtccgaattggatttatttgcattaccatcaactcaaactagcattgaaagtggactatggattcattataagcccatttcatcacttgctgatgatggaccaatagaatttcaagtacctggggcaggtgatgactatgtggatttatcccatactttactccatataaaagctaaagttttgaatcaagattatacaaaactgacagtaccgacagttgtggccccagttaataattggttacatacacttttcagtcaacttgatgtatatttaaatcaaaaacttgtatcgccaccgaataatacatatgcatatcgagcttatattgaaactctattgaattatgcacctgctgcaaaagaatctcatctcacttgtggtctatggtatgaagatacagctggaaaaatggatgcaactgatgaacaaaataaaggatttattaaaagacaagaattggctagtgaaagcaaagaaatagaaatgataggacatttacatggagatttattcaaccaagaaaaatttttgattaatggcgttgacatgtgcgtaaagttagttcgttctagagaaaatttcaatctcatggcttcatcaactgatcataaatttaaagtgtctattacagatgcaactcttattattcgaagagcacgaatcaacccaactgtgctacttgcacatcaaaaagttttatcatctaccacagcaaaatatccaatcacgcgagcagaagtcaaagttttaactataccatcaggcattcaggggaaaacccttgataacatattccttggtcaaatacccaaaaggtgtatagtcggttttgtgaataatgcatcctttaatggtagtctcacaaaaaacccattcaatttcgaaaattatgatattaatacattttgtttatacatagatggacaacagataccttcaaaagccttacagccatcgtttgacaataatatttttactacggtctatcatacgttattctcaggaacaggtatacatttcctaaatgaaggcaatggagtatcaagagagcaatatgccaaagggttttgcttgctagccttcgacttaacacccgatttatcagcaaattcttcaagtcattggaatcttataaaacatggtagtgtaagattagaagttcgttttgaatcagctcttacacaaacaattaactgtattgtttatgcggaattcgataatgttattgaaattgataaaaatcgtaatatttctgtagattacagcagttagaatataataattaatgtttgaatcgtttgtatccttgtgtattttttatgttgattaaatactagactaccttataaatttatataataaaaaatgtatataaaatgatattttgttttattatggtgaaacataatggcacttaaatgataagttcaattattgatagtttaatggagtcaacatttccagattgtactaatgactacgtaagtatgtaggtacaaagttcgttttcaatcagcttttatattataataaaattgatgaaaatataatttcatagatttatatttgaatcgcttgtaatgatattttgttttattgtaaccatataagttttaaatacatgaataagatacattaaagccttatttattgagtgcttatgttattatgatccacataactattcaatcctcgcaactgacaagaccctgttctcaactaatatgaatacaatcgagatacagaattatttgaacaaaatcgatcccagtattaaaaataatgtttacgcggcaaaccgattgccgatatatgttgtaacgccctgttatattgtcagcaatttagatagtgataataagccaggcactcactgggttgcaatacacattgatgagcagggtattggacaatacttcgattcatatggtcgtccacctcagggattccagctgatgtttttacaaaggaattgcagaatgtataactacaatactgcaagagtacagaatgaatataccgcagtgtgtggcgagtactgcataatgtatctatactttaagtttaataagaagagtttgaatgatttcatcaaatattttgaaaatgatacaatctgcaatgatgttttattatatactttatttaaatcatgttttaaaaataaataataaatacagaaactgtctttttaatcgtagtaacgaatgtgatagaggtaattagtaaattacctgtatcacgttcatggaaatttagacattgagtcgctcaccaatcattagctaaatgaccagtgattattaatgattatggatctgtttaatttaaaaagctaactttgaaactataagagatattgaaaaacggatcagcgcaatcgctcggaaatacatcaaaacccccagtttgacaccaaacttcttttttttttttttagtaggcatcacgagcaagtgagccagaatcgaggggccagaaccggcgaatccctactactgtgagccagaaccggcgaatccctactactatggtggtatgcgcatcgacagtgaaatggtggagatttctgtcgcggtgggcgctgggagtggctgagcctggtttgtatcttccatttcttcgtcgggttGATATTCCTCGAGCAAAGATTCGCCGAACAGGAATTCGTCGTTTCGGCgagctggtgaagctgttcttcgatgtttagccgggcagaggttcggtgttcttctgttctggcttccttccgtcggtgttcttgttcaggtttcttccgtcggtgttcttgttcgggttccttccgtcggtgttcttgttcgggttccttccgtcggtgttcttgttcgggttccttccgtcggtgttcttgttcgggttccttccgtcggtgttcttgttcggggtcaccactttagagactgagcgtttggcgattaaataaaacaactgcttgactgtgaggaatatgtagaagatatatggaagatattaaaaagttacacgatatatatacaaaatccttaaaactagttacccaattacaatcgttacttaaaaaatatttacaagttcagaaaatacacaccaatactagagcttacattttaaccaatagtaaaacgtttcattcaataagatttgagaataatattatgtgttctatcacgctctaaaactaatgctatcgcagtttgtgtaaactcgcgtcgaacctcgatcatacgatgtcaatgagcattccgcacctacagctgttgctcattgattaaaattgcatgaatagcgatcgacccccgagtcccgacgcttcattcgaggacgctcggccttgctgtgcggttgtgtaacgcggatgacttatcacgtgagtatatctgcgatcgtcgagagaaagtacgatgcttgaaacttcactgagatgactaaactggtgatctgtatgattctatgagttgatgtacagcattatgaaatggatcttatcagagctaatattacgttatacaaaataaaatgttcttatcagagctactactacgttatataaaataaaatgttcttgtcagaacgaatctttcggcatacgcttattacagttattatgcacgattactatttctacgatctataatgctacgttacaagttaggtattagacatttgtattaattgatattattggttgtaggtacagctacaggaaGAATTTACAAAGCTTTCATAACAAGTGATCTGATGTGAGTTGATTAAAaagttttgagaaaaataaatcacGGCAAGCAGTGACGCATACGCGAGCTTTGTTGTCacttgatattttaaaaatggagaaatataaataaagcaaagcatGAAAAAGGTCATtgcaataaattttttaaagcgTCCTTAAGACGCTGAATCGATCTAATTTGaagtgattattataataatgatagataactacctatttatttcctttataatatgtaggtttgactatgttgCGGTGTTTCAACgaatacattactatctgcaactaatatgtaggtttgacaacgaaagaatattgatttaaaattacgattactcacctatttacattaaagaaaaaactgagctatatttataagatgaccttacaCTAGTTAGGTACCTACGGTTTTAGTAGAAGTCAACCCTTATGTcgaatgtcgtcagaagaggtaagagcaaagagtataataatatatagggaaagaGTCACGTGAttgaaagagaggcaactttaataaaataataaaaatgtaggttggTAGCGCTGtacgatctgaattacaccatATTGTACTACCGCAAGAGCCCTATTGGCCCTAtctctttaattgattttgcggagtgaggcTTCCGCACTTGTACTATTACAATATATTCTTTGGCTAGACTTGCAGTTATTAAATGAACTCATTGGAAAGGTCCATCCGTAGCACAGCAGGCACTTAGAAGGAGAGTCaaaatgttattgtttagtTATACTTTACCTACttccaattattatttctaaagtaCTCTTCGTATTACACAGaattaatttagaaattaatttattttgattcataATTGACATATAAGATGTTATACTgcaaattatgatttaatataagttaaaGGTTTGTTATTTCATACTTAAAAAGAAAGTATATTACAAAACTTATACATAACTGAGGAGCAATTGTATTGTGacctatataattaatatatgtattttaatattttaaacaagaaAGCATGatactaaaaatttaaacaagcAGCATAGCTCCTAGGTTATATATAGCCAACCTTATAGCGACAGGCAAAATAAATGAAGTTATTGTCTTAAGTATTTACTCTGTGGTAAATGTAGGTGCTCTGTGTATCGTAGTTAGAATTTACTAATATGTGCCAATGGCTTAAAAGTTTActtaccaggccataaaatcttataaaaataaaactaaagtgtaattttttttaatttggcataggtattttgtttatttaccaAATTGTCGATAGAGCATTTTTATTAAACTGAATGTCACATTGCGTCTATTTGGTTTTTGTGAATTTcttactattaattttttttagaatataagcagcattgaaaaatatcaataaattagagtacattaaaaagaaaaaatcacTTTGTCCATCTAGGCGGAAAAATGGCTTTAGCTCTGCAAAGACGAGCCAATGTAAGTTAATAATGTGAAGACAACCTACCAATATCATGAAAATCTAGAATatcttttattaaatgtatacTTATAGGTCCGGCTTCCACCCGAGGTAAACAGAATACTCTACATAAGAAATTTACCATATAAAATATCCGCTGAAgaaatgtatgatatatttggaAAATACGGAGCTATAAGACAAATAAGAGTGTGAGTGATTTTttggttgttttatttttttaataagtaagtcCTAGACCCCTAACTCTCTAACTGTTGGCTATAGTTAAAAGTTAGTTGAAAAATTAGTATTCAACTTAAAATGACATGGTTGCATACAAAGGTTTAGCCGACATATGCAGtacaacatttgataaattaataGTACTTCATTATACATAGCTTGgcatgtaaatttttattacattctgtatttttaagtgatatttatctattactacttgaagttcaataagtgatgttaaatcctattttgaattaaaagtgCTAAATAAAAACGACATTGTTTCAGGGGCAACACACCAGAGACTAGAGGAACTGCATTTGTGGTATATGAAGACATTTTTGATGCCAAGAATGCTTGTGACCATTTATCAGGCTTTAATGTTTGCAATAGATACTTAGTTGTACTTTATTATAGATCTAACAAAGCTTTCAAGGGCATGGATATTGAAAAGAAACAAGAAGAGTTAGATTCATTGAAGAAAAAATATGGAATTTCTTCAGATGACctcagaaaataaaattatgacttTAAAATTTACCAATAAATTGTAAGAATGTATTACtaactattaataatttctTAAGTTACATTATCACCCAATTAAACCTCTTTCAACTTTATATTTTGTGAACAGAGATGTGAAGAATGTGGACATACtctaaatagttttaattccaAATGTTTTcccttttgtatttataatacttaatgtttccaaaattttttttttaaataattttacagattttctaatatattttagttgttCCTAGGAGTTTAGCTA is a genomic window containing:
- the LOC126966452 gene encoding splicing factor 3B subunit 6, with amino-acid sequence MALALQRRANVRLPPEVNRILYIRNLPYKISAEEMYDIFGKYGAIRQIRVGNTPETRGTAFVVYEDIFDAKNACDHLSGFNVCNRYLVVLYYRSNKAFKGMDIEKKQEELDSLKKKYGISSDDLRK